The following nucleotide sequence is from Meleagris gallopavo isolate NT-WF06-2002-E0010 breed Aviagen turkey brand Nicholas breeding stock unplaced genomic scaffold, Turkey_5.1 ChrUn_random_7180001873242, whole genome shotgun sequence.
GCCCCAGTCTCCCACGCACCGCGGCTTTGCCTACGTCCTTCCGCAGCCCACCGATGGTGAGGGGGCCCCCCCAGGGGTGCCGGTCCTGCCCGTCTCAGTGCCGGTGCTGTGCCTGCCACCAGCAGGCGAGGGTGATGAGGAGCCAGGGAGGCCGAAGAAGCGGGCACATAGCCTGAACCGCTACGCCGCCTCCGACAGCGAGCAGGAGCGGGATGAGCTGCTGGTGCCTGACGCAGGGCCTTATGCTACCGTGCAGCGGCGCGTGGGGCGCAGCCACTCAGTGCGGGCACCTGCTGGTGGTGACAAAAATGTCAACCGCAGCCAG
It contains:
- the LOC104916136 gene encoding caskin-1-like gives rise to the protein QSPTHRGFAYVLPQPTDGEGAPPGVPVLPVSVPVLCLPPAGEGDEEPGRPKKRAHSLNRYAASDSEQERDELLVPDAGPYATVQRRVGRSHSVRAPAGGDKNVNRSQSFAIR